Proteins from a single region of Labedella gwakjiensis:
- the hrcA gene encoding heat-inducible transcriptional repressor HrcA: MVSERGLDVLRAIVHDYVASREPVGSKSIVDRHAFGVSAATIRNDMALLEEEELIVAPHTSSGRVPTDKGYRLFVDQLADRRPLSSAQRVAIEQFLGESVDLDDVLSRTVRLLSQLTNQVAIVQYPTFSKASVRHVELVTLAPSRLLAVLITDSGRVEQRVIETGTPVDAEAVERLRTAIGDATVGFSIAEAAAALEKLPNAVDAPDRDLAILVTDAVIGQLGHHRQDRLVLAGSANLARTEDDFRGSIFPVLEALEQQVVLLRLFGEMQSDAFGVTARIGRENAAYGLAETSVVVSDYSTAGETARLGVLGPTRMDYSNNMAAVRAVARYLTRLLGES, from the coding sequence GTGGTATCGGAACGCGGACTGGATGTCCTTCGTGCGATCGTGCACGACTACGTCGCCTCTCGCGAGCCCGTGGGATCGAAGTCCATCGTCGACCGCCACGCGTTCGGGGTCTCGGCGGCCACCATTCGCAACGACATGGCCCTCCTGGAGGAGGAGGAGCTCATCGTCGCTCCCCACACGTCGAGCGGCCGGGTGCCGACGGACAAGGGATACAGGCTCTTCGTCGACCAGCTCGCCGACCGCCGTCCGCTCTCGAGCGCGCAGCGCGTCGCGATCGAGCAGTTCCTCGGAGAGTCGGTCGACCTCGACGACGTGCTGTCGCGCACGGTCCGGTTGCTCTCGCAGCTCACGAACCAGGTCGCGATCGTCCAGTACCCCACGTTCTCGAAGGCATCCGTACGGCACGTCGAACTCGTGACGCTGGCGCCGTCCCGACTGCTCGCCGTCCTCATCACCGATTCCGGTCGCGTGGAGCAGCGCGTCATCGAGACCGGAACCCCCGTCGACGCCGAAGCCGTCGAGAGGCTCCGCACCGCCATCGGCGACGCGACGGTCGGATTCTCGATCGCCGAGGCGGCCGCCGCGCTCGAGAAGCTGCCGAACGCCGTCGACGCGCCGGATCGGGACCTCGCCATCCTCGTGACCGACGCCGTGATCGGGCAGCTCGGTCATCACCGCCAGGACCGCCTGGTGCTCGCGGGATCGGCCAACCTCGCGCGGACGGAGGACGACTTCCGTGGGAGTATCTTCCCCGTGCTCGAGGCGCTCGAGCAGCAGGTCGTCCTGCTCAGGCTCTTCGGGGAGATGCAGTCGGACGCCTTCGGTGTGACCGCGCGCATCGGTCGCGAGAACGCGGCGTACGGTCTCGCCGAGACGTCGGTCGTGGTGAGCGACTATTCGACGGCGGGCGAGACCGCCCGGCTCGGCGTCCTCGGCCCCACCCGCATGGACTACAGCAACAACATGGCGGCCGTCCGCGCCGTCGCCCGCTACCTCACGCGGCTCCTCGGGGAGTCGTGA
- a CDS encoding tyrosine-type recombinase/integrase, which yields MSRIAKGSIRLEKSGRWSVRYINTVGKRVSGGTFTTKTDAARHLRTVLVDIERGEHVEKEKSRVLFSAVVDKVMVIRQTEVAPGTYRNDLSALRAVILPTFGSKRIGDIDEEEVDLWWAANAHRKASRQAAYQLLRKIMKKAVSWKYIRISPCNVEKKRGEQAHTTRPVFTVNQFLDVLEHTPLELQVVLWVTFSAHLRLGEVLGLNRGDFDKKTGVLTVQRQLTNIGSKSLRQTKTGRVKKLTLLPEGLEELRAYVDARNIFDLAPMFVGKKGDRLSHNALRSAFIKAREAAGVPTMHFHDIRHISLTHVAQNGATLKDVMHRGDHTTERMALVYQGTDAARDAQVAARAGIRRRA from the coding sequence ATGAGCAGAATTGCCAAGGGCTCCATCCGCCTGGAGAAATCCGGACGCTGGTCCGTCCGGTACATCAACACGGTGGGTAAGAGGGTGAGCGGCGGAACCTTCACTACGAAGACGGACGCAGCTCGTCACCTTCGTACAGTCCTCGTGGACATAGAACGTGGTGAGCACGTGGAGAAGGAGAAGTCGCGCGTTCTCTTCTCCGCGGTCGTGGACAAGGTCATGGTCATCCGGCAGACAGAGGTGGCCCCGGGCACGTACCGCAACGATCTCTCCGCCCTCCGTGCGGTCATCCTGCCGACGTTCGGGTCCAAGAGGATCGGAGACATCGATGAGGAGGAGGTGGACCTCTGGTGGGCTGCGAACGCTCACCGGAAGGCATCGCGTCAGGCGGCGTATCAGCTCCTCAGGAAGATCATGAAGAAGGCCGTCTCCTGGAAGTACATTCGCATCAGCCCGTGCAACGTCGAGAAGAAGCGCGGTGAGCAGGCGCACACCACCCGACCCGTGTTCACTGTGAATCAGTTCCTCGACGTACTGGAGCACACGCCTCTGGAGCTTCAGGTTGTGCTCTGGGTGACTTTCTCAGCCCACCTCCGGCTCGGGGAGGTACTTGGACTCAACCGTGGTGACTTCGACAAGAAGACGGGCGTCCTGACCGTGCAGCGGCAGTTGACCAACATCGGTTCCAAGTCGCTTCGGCAGACGAAGACCGGACGGGTGAAGAAGTTGACGCTCCTTCCCGAGGGACTGGAGGAGCTGAGGGCGTACGTGGACGCACGGAACATCTTTGACCTGGCTCCCATGTTCGTGGGGAAAAAAGGTGATCGGCTGTCTCACAACGCCCTCCGGAGCGCCTTCATCAAGGCACGTGAGGCCGCTGGAGTCCCGACCATGCATTTCCACGACATCAGGCACATCAGCCTGACTCACGTGGCCCAGAACGGCGCGACCTTGAAGGACGTGATGCACCGGGGGGACCACACCACGGAGCGGATGGCTCTCGTCTACCAGGGGACCGACGCCGCTCGTGATGCTCAGGTGGCCGCTCGTGCGGGGATTCGTAGGCGTGCCTGA
- a CDS encoding recombinase family protein, translating into MTTSSTGTRLGYVRVSTGKQDESLQHDALDNAKVLKRNRYVDHGVSGSKSSRPALDAMLADASTGDTIVVYKLDRIGRSTAHVAQLLANLTERGIFVESISDGLNSSTPTGRAMLQMLAIFAEMERSFISERTIAGLAAAKGKNRKGGRPRTDPATARKAQTLRDSGESIAEISSTLEISVATVYRLTSAPRG; encoded by the coding sequence ATGACAACATCCTCGACGGGTACGCGCCTTGGGTACGTACGAGTAAGCACAGGTAAGCAGGATGAGAGCCTCCAACACGATGCGCTCGACAACGCGAAGGTACTGAAGAGGAACAGGTACGTCGATCATGGAGTCTCTGGATCGAAGTCTTCTCGTCCTGCTCTCGACGCCATGCTGGCCGACGCGAGTACAGGCGACACCATCGTCGTCTACAAGCTCGACCGCATCGGGCGCTCAACGGCGCACGTCGCACAGCTCCTTGCCAACTTGACCGAGCGAGGCATTTTCGTGGAGTCGATTTCCGATGGCCTGAACAGCTCTACTCCCACAGGCAGGGCCATGCTCCAGATGCTCGCCATCTTTGCGGAGATGGAGCGCTCGTTCATCTCTGAGCGCACAATCGCAGGGCTAGCCGCAGCGAAGGGGAAAAATCGCAAGGGCGGACGTCCAAGGACCGATCCCGCGACGGCTAGGAAAGCGCAGACGCTGCGGGATTCTGGCGAGAGCATCGCAGAGATTTCATCCACGCTCGAAATCTCGGTCGCTACGGTCTATAGGCTGACGTCGGCTCCTCGGGGTTAG
- a CDS encoding DUF4870 domain-containing protein, with the protein MSDPNSPQSGDQQPNPNGQPPYGGSQQPPPPPQQPYGAPQGQPGYSAPQGQPGYGAPQGQPGYGAPQGQPGYGAPQGGQPGYGGPQQPYGQQPYGQPSGAAPLTPAEDKQWAMWSHFGGVLGFLPSLIIFLVFKDRGGFTKQESKEALNWQITWIIANIAVSIITTILSVSLIFGGGYGYGGISALLSFIAWLPYLANLVFSIIGGVKVNSGQAYRYPVNFRFIK; encoded by the coding sequence ATGTCCGACCCCAACTCCCCCCAGTCGGGAGATCAGCAGCCGAATCCGAACGGCCAGCCGCCATACGGCGGATCCCAGCAGCCTCCTCCCCCGCCGCAGCAGCCGTACGGTGCTCCGCAGGGCCAGCCGGGTTACAGCGCTCCCCAGGGGCAGCCGGGCTACGGTGCTCCGCAGGGCCAGCCGGGTTACGGCGCTCCGCAGGGGCAGCCGGGCTACGGAGCTCCCCAGGGTGGCCAGCCCGGGTACGGCGGACCGCAGCAGCCCTACGGCCAGCAGCCCTACGGCCAGCCGTCCGGCGCAGCGCCCCTGACGCCGGCCGAGGACAAGCAGTGGGCGATGTGGTCGCACTTCGGTGGTGTGCTCGGCTTCCTGCCGTCCCTCATCATCTTCCTCGTCTTCAAGGACCGTGGCGGCTTCACGAAGCAGGAGTCCAAGGAAGCGCTGAACTGGCAGATCACGTGGATCATCGCCAACATCGCCGTGAGCATCATCACGACGATCCTCAGCGTCTCGCTCATCTTCGGCGGCGGCTATGGCTACGGCGGCATCAGCGCCCTCCTGAGCTTCATCGCCTGGCTGCCGTACCTCGCGAACCTCGTGTTCTCGATCATCGGCGGCGTCAAGGTGAACAGTGGTCAGGCGTACCGTTACCCGGTGAACTTCCGATTCATCAAGTGA
- the hemW gene encoding radical SAM family heme chaperone HemW, which translates to MAGPLPLADPAPRDGLLPDSVALGAEDRPFGVYVHVPFCTVRCGYCDFNTYTATELRGASQADYATQAIGEISLAADVLERAGLPERPARTVFFGGGTPTLLPASHLVRMLDAIRSCVGIADGAEVTTEANPDSVDADYLAELAEAGFTRVSFGMQSAVPSVLATLDRTHDPERIPVVVEAARAAGLQVSLDLIYGTPGETLDDWRTSVETAVAQRPDHVSAYALIVEQGTKLARRIRSGQLETPSDDLQADMYELADELLGRAGYSWYEVSNWATGPAFRSRHNLSYWTGSDWWGVGPGAHSHVGGVRWWNVKHPAAYAALLADGASPAHGRETLDDATRLVERILLETRIVDGLAIDALPSEGRVAVAGLIADELVNAEAALRGRVVLTLRGRLLADAVVRRLVG; encoded by the coding sequence GTGGCCGGTCCGCTTCCCCTCGCCGACCCGGCCCCGCGCGACGGACTCCTCCCGGACTCGGTCGCCCTCGGGGCCGAGGATCGACCTTTCGGCGTGTACGTCCATGTGCCGTTCTGCACCGTCAGGTGCGGGTACTGCGACTTCAACACCTACACGGCCACGGAACTGCGCGGCGCCTCGCAAGCCGACTACGCCACCCAGGCGATCGGAGAGATCTCCCTCGCGGCCGATGTGCTCGAACGCGCCGGTCTGCCCGAGCGGCCCGCACGCACCGTCTTCTTCGGTGGAGGGACGCCGACGCTCCTCCCGGCGTCACACCTCGTGCGGATGCTCGACGCCATCCGATCCTGCGTGGGCATCGCCGACGGCGCGGAGGTGACGACCGAGGCGAACCCCGACAGCGTCGATGCCGACTATCTCGCCGAGCTCGCGGAGGCGGGATTCACGCGGGTGTCGTTCGGCATGCAGTCCGCCGTTCCGAGTGTCCTCGCCACCCTCGACCGCACCCACGACCCCGAACGGATTCCGGTCGTGGTCGAGGCGGCGAGGGCCGCGGGCCTCCAGGTGAGCCTCGACCTCATCTACGGCACTCCCGGCGAGACCCTCGACGACTGGAGGACATCCGTCGAGACGGCCGTCGCGCAGCGCCCCGACCACGTGTCCGCGTACGCGCTCATCGTCGAACAGGGCACGAAGCTCGCCCGCCGGATCCGTTCGGGCCAACTCGAGACGCCGTCCGACGACCTCCAGGCCGACATGTACGAGCTCGCGGACGAGCTCCTCGGTCGCGCCGGATACTCCTGGTACGAGGTGAGCAACTGGGCGACGGGACCGGCGTTCCGTTCACGGCACAACCTGTCCTATTGGACGGGATCGGACTGGTGGGGTGTCGGCCCCGGGGCCCACAGTCACGTCGGCGGCGTGCGCTGGTGGAACGTCAAGCACCCCGCGGCCTACGCAGCTCTCCTTGCGGACGGTGCGTCGCCGGCGCACGGCCGCGAGACACTCGACGACGCGACCCGGCTCGTGGAACGCATCCTTCTGGAGACGCGCATCGTCGACGGACTCGCGATCGACGCTCTTCCGTCCGAGGGTCGTGTGGCCGTCGCCGGTCTCATCGCGGACGAGCTCGTCAACGCAGAAGCCGCCCTGCGCGGTCGGGTCGTATTGACCCTGCGCGGGCGGCTCCTGGCCGACGCCGTCGTTCGGCGACTCGTCGGCTAG
- a CDS encoding DUF1990 family protein — MRRESFEDLHVDYGAVGATAAPDMMQYPPRGFRSAEVEVRLGSGAERFTQAVDAIMSWDLYRGSGIAVQVLAHGEPGAYTGVKFAEDGTPIAPATLSAEERFTADGTPYVSSGASARLSGRVGVYRVTSRVRVVSVVEDERRVSVTFGTLGGGVASGEDAYIVELAEDDSVRFMQRSVFRAKALHYRVLPWLPRRRWVALSTRFARTLSPLWAARTRGKVTE; from the coding sequence ATGCGCCGCGAGAGCTTCGAGGACCTCCACGTCGACTACGGCGCCGTCGGTGCCACCGCTGCCCCGGACATGATGCAATACCCGCCCCGCGGGTTCCGCTCCGCCGAGGTCGAGGTGCGCCTCGGCAGCGGCGCCGAACGCTTCACGCAGGCCGTGGACGCGATCATGTCGTGGGACCTCTACCGCGGCTCCGGCATCGCCGTCCAGGTTCTCGCCCACGGCGAGCCCGGCGCCTACACGGGCGTGAAGTTCGCGGAGGACGGCACCCCGATCGCGCCGGCCACGCTCTCGGCCGAGGAACGCTTCACCGCCGACGGAACGCCCTACGTCTCATCGGGTGCGTCCGCCCGTCTGAGCGGTCGTGTGGGTGTCTACCGCGTGACGAGCCGTGTGCGCGTCGTCTCCGTCGTCGAGGACGAACGGCGCGTGAGCGTCACGTTCGGCACGCTCGGCGGCGGCGTCGCGAGCGGCGAGGATGCGTACATCGTCGAACTCGCCGAGGACGACAGCGTGCGGTTCATGCAGCGCTCGGTCTTCCGAGCGAAGGCGCTGCACTATCGTGTGCTCCCGTGGCTTCCGCGCCGTCGATGGGTCGCCCTGTCGACGCGCTTCGCCCGCACGCTCTCACCCCTCTGGGCGGCGCGCACGCGCGGCAAGGTCACGGAGTAG
- the lepA gene encoding translation elongation factor 4, whose protein sequence is MSPRATTALQPASTPPASIRNFCIIAHIDHGKSTLADRMLQITGVVSDRDMRAQYLDRMDIERERGITIKSQAVRMPWERNGETFALNMIDTPGHVDFTYEVSRSLAACEGAILLVDAAQGIEAQTLANLYLALENDLEIIPVLNKIDLPAADPDKYAAELAGLIGGSPDDVLRVSGKTGMGVEELLDRVVDRIPNPQGDANAPARAMIFDSVYDTYRGVVTYVRMIDGSLSPRERIQMMSTRAIHELLEIGVSSPEPIPTKGLGVGEVGYLITGVKDVRQSKVGDTVTTASKPATEALPGYTDPKPMVFSGLYPIDGADYPDLREALDKLKLSDAALNYEPETSVALGFGFRCGFLGLLHLEIITERLEREFGLDLIATAPSVTYEVTTEDKKKVIVTNPSEFPGGKIQSVSEPMVKVGVLAPKDYVGTIMELCQSRRGSLLGMEYLGEDRVELRYTMPLGEIVFDFFDHLKSRTQGYASLDYEPSGDQEADLVKVDILLQGDQVDAFSAIVHRDKAYAYGVLMTERLKNLIPRQQFEVPIQAAIGARIIARESIRAMRKDVLAKCYGGDITRKRKLLEKQKEGKKRMKMVGKVEVPQEAFIAALSGDTETKKDKK, encoded by the coding sequence GTGAGCCCCCGAGCGACTACGGCACTCCAGCCCGCCTCCACACCCCCGGCGTCGATCCGGAACTTCTGCATCATCGCGCACATCGACCACGGCAAGTCGACGCTCGCCGACCGCATGCTCCAGATCACGGGCGTGGTGTCGGATCGTGACATGCGCGCCCAGTACCTCGACCGCATGGACATCGAGCGCGAGCGCGGCATCACCATCAAGAGCCAGGCCGTGCGCATGCCGTGGGAGCGCAACGGAGAGACCTTCGCGCTCAACATGATCGACACGCCGGGCCACGTCGACTTCACATACGAGGTCTCCCGCTCGCTCGCGGCCTGCGAGGGTGCCATCCTGCTCGTGGATGCCGCGCAGGGCATCGAGGCTCAGACCCTCGCGAACCTCTACCTCGCCCTCGAGAACGACCTCGAGATCATCCCTGTCCTCAACAAGATCGACCTGCCGGCCGCCGACCCCGACAAGTACGCGGCCGAGCTGGCCGGCCTCATCGGCGGCTCGCCCGACGACGTGCTCCGCGTCTCGGGGAAGACCGGCATGGGCGTCGAGGAGCTCCTCGACCGCGTCGTCGACCGTATCCCCAACCCGCAGGGCGACGCGAACGCTCCGGCCCGCGCGATGATCTTCGACTCCGTCTACGACACGTACCGCGGCGTCGTCACGTACGTGCGCATGATCGACGGCTCGCTGAGCCCCCGTGAGCGCATCCAGATGATGTCGACGCGCGCGATCCACGAGCTCCTCGAGATCGGCGTCTCGTCTCCCGAGCCGATCCCCACGAAGGGGCTCGGTGTCGGCGAGGTCGGCTATCTCATCACCGGCGTGAAGGACGTGCGTCAGTCGAAGGTCGGCGACACGGTCACGACCGCGTCGAAGCCCGCGACGGAAGCGCTCCCGGGCTACACCGACCCGAAGCCGATGGTCTTCTCCGGTCTGTACCCGATCGACGGCGCGGACTACCCCGACCTGCGCGAGGCCCTCGACAAGCTCAAGCTCTCCGACGCGGCCCTCAATTACGAGCCGGAGACCTCCGTGGCCCTCGGGTTCGGTTTCCGCTGCGGGTTCCTCGGTCTCCTCCACCTGGAGATCATCACCGAGCGACTCGAACGCGAGTTCGGCCTCGACCTCATCGCCACGGCGCCGTCCGTGACGTACGAGGTGACGACGGAGGACAAGAAGAAGGTCATCGTCACCAACCCGAGCGAGTTCCCCGGCGGCAAGATCCAGTCGGTGTCCGAGCCCATGGTGAAGGTCGGTGTTCTGGCCCCGAAGGACTACGTCGGCACGATCATGGAGCTGTGCCAGTCGCGACGCGGCAGCCTCCTCGGCATGGAGTACCTCGGAGAGGACCGCGTGGAGCTGCGCTACACGATGCCGCTCGGCGAGATCGTCTTCGACTTCTTCGACCACCTCAAGAGCCGCACGCAGGGCTACGCCTCGCTCGACTACGAGCCGTCGGGAGACCAGGAGGCCGACCTCGTGAAGGTCGACATCCTGCTCCAGGGCGACCAGGTCGACGCGTTCAGCGCCATCGTGCACCGCGACAAGGCCTACGCGTACGGAGTGCTCATGACGGAGCGCCTCAAGAACCTCATCCCGCGCCAGCAGTTCGAGGTGCCCATCCAGGCGGCGATCGGCGCCCGGATCATCGCGCGTGAGTCGATCAGGGCCATGCGCAAGGACGTCCTCGCCAAGTGCTACGGCGGTGACATCACCCGGAAGCGCAAGCTGCTCGAGAAGCAGAAGGAGGGCAAGAAGCGCATGAAGATGGTCGGCAAGGTCGAGGTACCCCAGGAGGCGTTCATCGCGGCGCTCTCCGGCGACACCGAGACGAAGAAGGACAAGAAGTAG
- a CDS encoding epimerase, with product MAEGERRRAVVAGAAGFVGTAIVADLAAQGYDVVTIGRVPTGGTHASWGDTGAVDAAIDGASVLINLAGKNVSCRYTARNRREILVSRTATTSALARSIASADSPPPVWINASTATIYRHAMDRPMTESTGEIGSGFSVDVATAWERALFTPELPGVRRVALRMAIVLGEGSALAPLLGLSRVGLGGRQYDGRWWAPRSKRDAGAFHEYQPTHGRQMFSWVHLDDVLAIVRRSIDDHAISGAINVAAPNPVDNAELMSTLRRVLGVPFGVPLRRWMIEVGAIGMRTESELLLKSRWVVPETLTAAGYSFRHPELEGAVRAIVEGRS from the coding sequence ATGGCCGAGGGGGAGCGACGCCGCGCGGTCGTCGCGGGCGCCGCGGGATTCGTCGGAACGGCCATCGTCGCCGATCTCGCTGCTCAGGGGTACGACGTCGTGACGATCGGTCGAGTGCCGACCGGTGGAACGCACGCCTCGTGGGGCGACACCGGCGCTGTCGACGCCGCGATCGACGGCGCGTCCGTCCTGATCAACCTCGCCGGGAAGAACGTCAGCTGCCGCTACACGGCCCGTAATCGTCGCGAGATCCTGGTCTCCCGCACGGCGACGACGTCGGCGCTCGCCCGCTCCATCGCCTCGGCCGACTCACCCCCTCCGGTCTGGATCAACGCGAGCACGGCCACGATCTACCGGCACGCGATGGACCGACCGATGACGGAGTCCACAGGCGAGATCGGATCGGGGTTCTCCGTCGACGTCGCGACGGCATGGGAACGGGCGTTGTTCACGCCGGAACTCCCGGGAGTGCGCCGGGTGGCTCTCCGCATGGCGATCGTGCTGGGGGAGGGCTCGGCTCTCGCCCCTCTCCTCGGCCTCAGTCGGGTGGGCCTCGGAGGCCGCCAGTACGACGGGCGCTGGTGGGCGCCGCGCTCGAAGCGCGATGCCGGCGCCTTCCACGAGTACCAGCCGACCCACGGGCGCCAGATGTTCAGCTGGGTGCACCTCGACGACGTACTCGCCATCGTCCGACGCTCGATCGACGATCACGCGATCTCCGGCGCGATCAACGTCGCCGCCCCGAATCCGGTGGACAACGCGGAGCTCATGTCCACTCTCCGTCGGGTGCTGGGCGTGCCCTTCGGCGTTCCGCTGCGTCGCTGGATGATCGAGGTCGGAGCGATCGGGATGCGCACCGAGTCCGAACTGCTGTTGAAGAGCCGCTGGGTCGTCCCGGAGACGCTCACCGCGGCCGGCTACTCGTTCCGCCACCCGGAGCTCGAGGGCGCCGTTCGCGCGATCGTGGAGGGCCGCTCCTGA
- a CDS encoding amidohydrolase, protein MTSQHSPFAIVGGRVVPVSSEPIENGVVLVENGRITAVGTGLDVPEGWDVVDASGKVVLPGFIESHGHVGIHEEANGKAGDDTNEMTDPNTAFVRAIDAVNIEDEGFVDALSGGVTTVVVKPGSGNPIGGQTVAIKSWGGRTIDEQLVSNSVSVKSALGENPKRVYGEKGKTPSTRLGVASVIRQAFIDAQDYAEARAAAARDGKPFSRDLAKDTLVRVLDGELAWDQHVHRHDDIATALRLQDEFGYRLVINHGTEGHKVADVLAERDVPVIFGPMLTSRSKVELKDRAIGNLATIANAGVRVAITTDHPVVPINFLILQAALAVKEGLDRDVAIEALTTNPASFLRLDDRVGSLAPGLDADIVIWSGDPLDTTSIAERVYIDGRLQFEVVEGVATVADRFARRNG, encoded by the coding sequence ATGACCTCCCAGCATTCTCCCTTCGCCATCGTCGGCGGGCGCGTCGTGCCCGTCTCCTCAGAACCCATCGAGAACGGCGTCGTGCTCGTCGAGAACGGACGCATCACCGCCGTCGGCACGGGACTCGACGTTCCAGAGGGCTGGGACGTCGTGGACGCGAGCGGCAAGGTCGTCCTGCCGGGCTTCATCGAATCCCACGGCCACGTGGGCATCCACGAGGAGGCGAATGGCAAGGCCGGCGACGACACGAACGAGATGACCGACCCCAACACCGCGTTCGTCCGGGCGATCGACGCCGTCAACATCGAGGACGAGGGCTTCGTCGACGCTCTGAGCGGGGGAGTCACGACGGTCGTCGTGAAGCCAGGCTCCGGCAACCCCATCGGCGGCCAGACCGTCGCCATCAAGTCGTGGGGCGGCCGCACGATCGACGAGCAGCTCGTCTCGAACTCCGTGAGCGTGAAGTCGGCGCTCGGCGAGAACCCGAAGCGTGTGTACGGCGAGAAGGGCAAGACCCCGAGCACGCGCCTCGGCGTCGCCTCGGTCATCCGGCAGGCCTTCATCGACGCCCAGGACTACGCCGAGGCACGTGCAGCCGCCGCGCGCGACGGCAAGCCGTTCTCACGCGATCTCGCGAAGGACACCCTCGTCCGTGTTCTCGACGGCGAACTCGCCTGGGACCAGCACGTCCACCGTCACGACGACATCGCCACGGCTCTCCGCCTGCAGGACGAGTTCGGCTACCGCCTCGTGATCAACCACGGAACCGAAGGGCACAAGGTCGCCGACGTGCTCGCCGAGCGCGATGTGCCCGTCATCTTCGGGCCCATGCTCACCTCGCGTTCGAAGGTGGAGCTCAAGGACCGTGCGATCGGCAACCTCGCGACGATCGCGAACGCAGGGGTCCGGGTCGCGATCACGACCGACCACCCGGTCGTCCCGATCAACTTCCTCATCCTCCAGGCGGCACTCGCGGTGAAAGAGGGTCTCGATCGCGACGTCGCCATCGAGGCGCTCACAACGAATCCCGCCTCGTTCCTGCGCCTCGACGACCGGGTCGGCTCCCTGGCGCCCGGTCTCGACGCCGACATCGTGATCTGGTCGGGCGATCCCCTCGACACGACGAGCATCGCCGAGCGCGTCTACATCGACGGGCGACTCCAGTTCGAGGTCGTCGAGGGAGTCGCCACCGTGGCCGACCGCTTCGCTCGCCGGAACGGCTGA